In a genomic window of Spirosoma agri:
- a CDS encoding efflux RND transporter periplasmic adaptor subunit encodes MIKCLLIPVIAVMLTACGGKKDEQQQAPPPPTAVSAMKVSKGSATYYDQFPATVTALVLVDIQPQVAGNITGIFFQDGQRVSKGQKLYTIDAQQYRAGYDQAVANLNVQKANLNRAQKDADRYNTLAQQDAVAKQLVDNANASLEASKMQVEASQAAIQQVATNLKYTTIKAPLDGTIGISQVRLGAAVAPGSAPLNTISSDDPIAADIQIDDSEIARFLQLQNQKSVLRDSTFILMLPDGSRYPYPGSVRIVDRAVDPQTGTLRIRIAFPNPKKLLKPGLTANVRVRNNTGQPQLLIPYQAVTEQMSEYFVWVVGDSSKVTQKKVTLGARINDKVIVKNGLNEGETIVTEGTQKVREGAVVKVTAPGQATAGPGGTKPDSGNKQAAK; translated from the coding sequence ATGATTAAATGCCTTCTCATTCCCGTTATAGCCGTAATGCTCACCGCTTGTGGTGGCAAAAAAGACGAACAGCAGCAGGCCCCACCGCCACCAACAGCCGTTTCGGCGATGAAGGTGTCGAAAGGAAGTGCAACTTACTATGATCAGTTTCCGGCAACGGTGACCGCGTTGGTACTGGTCGATATTCAGCCGCAGGTGGCTGGCAACATCACCGGCATCTTCTTTCAGGATGGTCAGCGCGTCAGTAAAGGCCAGAAGCTATACACCATTGATGCGCAGCAATACCGGGCGGGTTACGATCAGGCGGTAGCGAATCTGAATGTTCAAAAGGCGAATCTGAACCGCGCTCAGAAAGATGCGGATCGGTACAATACGCTGGCTCAGCAGGATGCCGTTGCCAAACAGCTGGTCGATAATGCCAATGCGTCGCTGGAAGCATCCAAAATGCAGGTCGAGGCATCGCAGGCAGCCATTCAGCAGGTGGCTACGAACCTGAAATACACAACGATAAAGGCTCCTTTAGATGGTACGATCGGGATTTCGCAGGTACGGCTGGGTGCCGCTGTCGCTCCCGGTTCGGCGCCCTTGAACACCATATCGTCCGACGATCCAATTGCCGCTGACATTCAGATTGATGACAGCGAAATTGCCCGCTTTCTGCAACTTCAAAATCAGAAATCGGTACTTCGGGACTCTACCTTTATTCTGATGCTTCCGGATGGGAGTCGTTATCCGTATCCGGGGTCGGTTCGGATTGTTGACCGGGCCGTTGATCCGCAGACAGGAACACTCCGTATCCGGATTGCTTTCCCAAACCCCAAAAAACTGCTCAAGCCCGGCTTGACGGCCAATGTACGGGTTCGAAATAACACGGGCCAACCGCAATTGCTGATTCCGTATCAGGCGGTAACGGAGCAGATGAGTGAGTATTTCGTCTGGGTGGTTGGCGACAGCAGCAAGGTGACGCAGAAGAAAGTGACGCTCGGCGCACGGATTAACGATAAGGTTATTGTCAAAAATGGGCTGAACGAAGGCGAAACCATCGTTACCGAAGGAACCCAGAAAGTTCGCGAAGGGGCCGTGGTGAAGGTGACCGCACCGGGGCAGGCTACCGCCGGACCGGGTGGCACGAAGCCTGATTCCGGTAACAAGCAGGCTGCCAAATAA
- a CDS encoding efflux RND transporter permease subunit, with protein MFAEIFINRPVTAIVVSIVIMALGVLALLSLPVSQYPDITPPVVQVTGTYTGADAQTVEQTVATPIETQVNGTPGMSYLQTNATNDGRMTMNVTFDVGTDVNIAALDVQNRVGIAQPQLPEEVTRLGVVVRKRNPSLFMLVAMYSPKGTHNVSFLDNYTNIYIRDALLRVPGVGDIFSRADDFSMRIWLKPDRLAQLGLTADEVVAALQEQNLQVAAGSVGAPPQPGTQAFEYTVFTNSRLSKESEFNNIVVRSDPASGSLVYMKDVARVQLGKFSYASNSFVDGKRASYLLVYQLPGSNALATAKGVYAAMDNLKKTFPKDIEYVVPFESVSVIQVSISEVVETLLEALVLVILVVFLFLQSWRATLITLLAIPVSIIGTFALFIPLGFTINTLTLFAFVLAIGIVVDDAIVVVEAVQVNIDKGMTPKEATIEAMREISAPVVAIALILAAVFVPVGFIPGIVGRLYQQFAITIAVSVLISAFVALSLTPALCTLLLRPMHIDEKATGLNKFFYKFNQWFERVTNSYSNTVQRLIKATPLVLVGLVVLYIGTGLMFRAKPTGFIPTEDEGRLIITYEIPEAASTTRSLEVLNRIMDILKKQPYVNHFAALGGLNAVTFASKSNSGTVFMSLKPWDERTDRNLQADSLVLKLQKELSVLNDARPQVLQPPAIPGLGQSSGFTFEIQQRESNDDVRAFDNVVQNFLAEANKRPEIARAFTYFTAKAPAYRVDVDRDKCKKLGISVSNVYRTMQTFLGSQYVNDFIIYGRKFRVVAQADTMYRADVKNLGQYYVRNQGGQLVPISAVITTSVIENAPLISHFNLFRSVELNGAAKPGFSSSQANDALREVAAKVLPAGYSYDFGGLSREEINAGNSSIYIFMLSVAFVFLFLAALYESWSVPFSVLLSVPIGAFGAILTLLLFPYLNNNVYAQIGLITLIGLAAKNAILIVEFAKERVDKGEDLLESTIEAVRLRLRPILMTSLAFILGVVPLAIASGAGGVARATIGRTVLGGMLAATSLAIFVVPVLYVGITRLAYGKKGLEALKANAKKEGESTTPATQTVPATNSQNDGEHRA; from the coding sequence ATGTTCGCAGAAATTTTCATCAACCGGCCCGTAACCGCCATTGTCGTATCCATCGTGATTATGGCATTGGGTGTGCTGGCTCTTTTAAGTTTACCGGTCAGTCAGTATCCCGACATTACCCCACCGGTTGTGCAGGTGACCGGTACCTATACCGGCGCTGATGCGCAGACGGTCGAACAAACGGTTGCAACGCCGATTGAGACGCAGGTCAACGGTACGCCGGGTATGAGCTACCTGCAAACCAACGCGACCAACGATGGCCGGATGACGATGAATGTAACATTCGATGTCGGTACGGACGTAAACATTGCCGCGCTGGACGTACAGAACCGCGTTGGTATCGCTCAACCACAGTTACCCGAAGAGGTGACCCGGTTGGGCGTCGTCGTGCGCAAGCGGAACCCGTCGCTGTTTATGCTGGTGGCTATGTACTCACCTAAGGGCACGCACAATGTTTCCTTTCTGGACAACTACACGAACATTTATATCCGGGATGCCCTGCTGCGGGTCCCCGGTGTCGGGGATATTTTCAGCCGGGCCGATGATTTTAGTATGCGGATCTGGCTCAAACCCGATCGGCTGGCGCAACTTGGGTTGACAGCGGATGAGGTAGTCGCGGCATTGCAGGAGCAAAACCTTCAGGTTGCGGCCGGTTCGGTAGGTGCTCCGCCACAACCCGGTACACAGGCATTCGAATACACGGTCTTTACCAATAGCCGACTCAGCAAAGAGTCCGAATTCAACAACATCGTCGTTCGCAGTGATCCGGCTAGTGGGTCGCTGGTCTACATGAAGGATGTAGCGCGGGTGCAGCTTGGTAAGTTTTCGTATGCCAGCAACTCGTTCGTCGATGGGAAACGGGCGTCTTATCTGCTGGTCTACCAATTGCCGGGCAGTAACGCACTGGCAACGGCGAAAGGCGTCTATGCCGCGATGGATAACCTGAAAAAGACGTTCCCGAAAGATATTGAATATGTCGTGCCATTTGAGTCGGTATCGGTTATTCAGGTTTCGATTTCGGAAGTGGTCGAGACATTGCTCGAAGCACTGGTGCTGGTTATTCTGGTCGTCTTTTTATTCCTGCAAAGCTGGCGGGCCACGCTCATCACGCTGCTGGCTATTCCGGTGTCGATTATCGGAACGTTCGCCCTGTTTATACCGCTCGGTTTTACGATCAATACGCTGACACTTTTTGCCTTCGTACTGGCCATTGGTATTGTGGTCGATGATGCCATTGTGGTGGTCGAGGCCGTGCAGGTGAACATCGACAAAGGGATGACACCCAAGGAAGCGACGATAGAGGCCATGCGCGAAATTTCGGCTCCGGTTGTTGCCATTGCGCTGATCCTGGCGGCTGTATTCGTACCCGTCGGTTTCATTCCCGGTATTGTCGGGAGGTTGTATCAGCAGTTTGCAATCACCATCGCCGTATCGGTATTGATCTCGGCTTTCGTTGCGCTTTCGCTGACACCAGCGCTGTGTACGCTGTTGCTTCGCCCGATGCACATTGACGAAAAGGCGACAGGTCTGAACAAGTTCTTTTATAAATTTAACCAGTGGTTCGAACGGGTAACGAATTCGTATTCAAACACTGTGCAGCGGCTTATCAAAGCGACGCCCTTAGTGCTGGTTGGACTGGTTGTTCTGTATATTGGAACGGGGTTGATGTTCCGGGCAAAACCAACGGGCTTTATTCCGACGGAGGATGAAGGTCGTCTGATCATCACGTACGAAATTCCCGAAGCGGCTTCCACGACCCGAAGTCTGGAAGTTCTGAACCGGATAATGGATATATTGAAGAAGCAGCCTTACGTGAATCACTTTGCGGCATTGGGTGGTTTGAACGCGGTTACGTTTGCTTCGAAGTCCAACAGCGGTACGGTCTTCATGTCGCTGAAACCTTGGGATGAGCGTACAGACCGGAACCTACAGGCTGATTCACTGGTACTCAAGTTACAGAAGGAATTGTCGGTGCTTAATGATGCCCGGCCTCAGGTCTTGCAGCCGCCTGCCATTCCGGGATTGGGCCAATCGTCAGGGTTCACGTTCGAGATCCAGCAGCGGGAAAGCAACGACGACGTACGAGCCTTCGATAACGTGGTGCAGAACTTTCTCGCCGAAGCCAATAAACGGCCTGAAATTGCCCGCGCCTTTACCTACTTCACCGCGAAAGCGCCCGCCTACCGGGTCGATGTGGACCGCGACAAGTGTAAGAAACTGGGTATTTCGGTTAGTAACGTGTACCGAACTATGCAGACATTTCTGGGTAGTCAGTATGTCAATGATTTCATTATTTACGGACGAAAATTCCGGGTAGTGGCCCAGGCTGATACGATGTACCGGGCCGATGTAAAAAATCTGGGTCAGTATTATGTTCGGAATCAGGGGGGGCAACTGGTGCCGATCAGCGCGGTTATCACAACCAGCGTCATCGAAAACGCGCCCCTCATTTCTCACTTCAACCTGTTCCGCTCTGTCGAGTTGAACGGGGCTGCCAAACCGGGTTTCAGTAGTAGTCAGGCAAACGACGCCCTGCGTGAAGTAGCCGCCAAAGTCCTTCCGGCGGGTTATTCGTACGATTTCGGTGGGTTGAGCCGCGAGGAAATTAACGCCGGTAACAGCTCCATTTACATTTTCATGCTGTCGGTGGCGTTCGTGTTCCTGTTTCTGGCAGCTTTGTATGAAAGCTGGTCAGTACCCTTTTCCGTTCTGCTCTCGGTTCCGATCGGGGCATTCGGTGCCATCCTGACGCTGCTTCTTTTTCCCTATCTGAACAACAACGTGTATGCGCAGATCGGGCTGATTACGCTGATCGGTCTGGCCGCTAAAAACGCCATTCTGATCGTGGAATTTGCGAAAGAACGGGTAGACAAAGGGGAAGACCTGCTGGAATCGACCATTGAAGCGGTTCGGTTGCGCTTACGGCCTATTCTGATGACTTCACTGGCGTTCATTCTGGGTGTCGTTCCGCTCGCGATTGCCAGTGGAGCCGGTGGGGTAGCCCGTGCAACGATTGGCCGGACGGTGCTTGGTGGTATGCTGGCCGCTACGTCGCTGGCAATCTTTGTTGTGCCGGTGCTCTACGTGGGTATCACACGACTGGCCTACGGTAAGAAAGGGCTGGAAGCGTTAAAGGCAAACGCCAAGAAAGAGGGAGAATCCACAACGCCAGCTACCCAAACGGTTCCGGCAACCAATAGCCAGAACGATGGTGAGCACAGAGCCTGA
- a CDS encoding TolC family protein, with product MKNRFIAFLFVFGWFLSGNIQAQKTTDSLQKQAYLPDCIQYALGHQPVVRQSIIDQEVAERTIQSSLAAWYPQIAAGYNLQHYLKLPVTLIPNANGERVPTTLGAQNTSTVSLSVSQSIFSRDLLLASQTADAYRLQAAQTTINNKIDIVINVSKAFYDLILTQRQVDILSEDITRLQRSLQDATNQYQGGIVDKTDPQRAKIALNNSLAQRKQYRDLIGAKYQTLKQLMGYPPNSQLSVTYDTLQLANEVVLDTMQLANPQSRIEFQLLQTQGRLLNANVRYNRWAYLPTVAAFGNYNLLYQNNAFGQLYTQTFPNSLIGLSVALPIFQGGRRIQQLKIAELQVQRLDWDLAALTSAVDAEYAQALSAYKGNLANYLALRENQLLAEDVYRIINLQYRSGIKTYLDVTIAEADLRTARLNVFNALYQVLISKLDVQRALGLIRF from the coding sequence ATGAAAAATAGGTTTATTGCGTTTCTATTTGTCTTTGGCTGGTTCCTGTCCGGTAACATACAGGCCCAGAAAACGACCGACTCCTTACAAAAACAAGCGTATCTGCCGGATTGTATACAGTACGCACTGGGTCACCAGCCAGTCGTCAGACAATCGATCATTGATCAGGAAGTGGCCGAGCGAACCATTCAGAGTTCACTGGCCGCCTGGTACCCGCAAATCGCGGCTGGGTATAACCTACAGCATTATCTGAAACTGCCGGTTACCCTGATCCCGAATGCGAACGGCGAACGGGTTCCGACAACACTGGGCGCGCAAAACACGTCGACGGTCTCGTTATCGGTGTCGCAGAGCATTTTTAGCCGTGATCTTTTGCTTGCCAGTCAAACCGCTGATGCGTACCGGCTTCAGGCGGCTCAGACGACGATCAACAATAAAATTGATATTGTCATAAACGTCAGCAAGGCGTTCTACGATCTGATTCTGACCCAGCGACAAGTCGATATTCTGAGCGAGGACATCACGCGGCTACAGCGCAGCTTACAAGATGCGACCAATCAATATCAGGGCGGTATTGTCGATAAGACGGACCCGCAACGGGCGAAAATAGCACTCAACAATTCACTCGCGCAACGAAAGCAGTATCGGGACCTGATTGGTGCGAAGTATCAGACACTCAAGCAACTGATGGGTTATCCACCTAACTCTCAGTTGAGCGTTACGTACGATACACTGCAACTCGCCAATGAAGTAGTGCTCGATACGATGCAACTGGCCAACCCGCAAAGTCGCATTGAATTCCAGTTACTGCAAACACAGGGCCGACTATTGAATGCCAATGTGCGATACAATCGATGGGCTTACCTGCCCACGGTTGCGGCCTTTGGTAACTACAATCTGCTTTATCAGAACAACGCATTCGGCCAATTGTATACCCAGACATTTCCGAACTCCTTGATTGGCCTGTCGGTAGCCTTGCCCATTTTTCAGGGTGGCCGGCGCATTCAGCAGCTAAAGATTGCGGAGTTACAGGTGCAGCGGCTGGACTGGGATTTGGCCGCGCTTACTAGTGCCGTCGATGCTGAGTATGCCCAGGCCCTGTCAGCCTATAAGGGAAATCTGGCAAATTATCTGGCATTGCGCGAGAATCAATTGCTGGCTGAAGATGTCTATCGAATCATTAACCTGCAATACCGATCCGGCATAAAAACTTACCTGGATGTGACTATCGCGGAAGCAGACCTGCGTACGGCCCGGCTCAATGTGTTCAATGCATTGTATCAGGTTCTGATCAGCAAGCTGGACGTTCAGCGGGCGCTGGGCTTGATTCGATTCTAG
- a CDS encoding RidA family protein, producing the protein MRFFLTVLPVLLIASFAQAQTSSTYPTGYLYRVETGVGNRQVYISNQRPFNANGELVGAGDLTAQTQQVFENLKTALGAVGLTLRDVKQVTYHVKGQDAQVNSALTQEVTSASAAYFTQGMPGIAEVKSIPQIVQDKVLVEIEVIAEK; encoded by the coding sequence ATGAGATTTTTCCTGACTGTACTGCCAGTGCTGCTGATTGCCTCGTTTGCCCAGGCACAAACGTCCTCGACATACCCTACCGGCTACCTGTATCGAGTAGAAACAGGTGTGGGGAATCGGCAGGTATATATAAGCAATCAACGTCCTTTTAACGCAAATGGTGAGCTTGTCGGTGCCGGTGATTTAACGGCGCAGACGCAGCAGGTGTTCGAAAATCTGAAAACGGCACTTGGCGCTGTCGGTCTGACACTTCGAGATGTGAAACAAGTGACTTACCATGTTAAAGGCCAGGATGCTCAGGTCAATTCGGCACTTACGCAAGAGGTAACAAGCGCCAGCGCAGCGTATTTTACGCAAGGTATGCCCGGTATTGCCGAAGTAAAAAGCATTCCCCAAATCGTTCAGGACAAGGTATTGGTTGAAATCGAAGTGATCGCGGAGAAATAG
- a CDS encoding glutamate synthase subunit beta encodes MGKPTGFLEFARELPKKREPQQRIHDYKEIEMPFSGDDSQRQAARCMDCGTPFCHSGCPLGNIIPEFNDAVYEQNWAYAYEILSSTNNFPEFTGRICPAPCEASCVLGINKPPVAIEFIEKSIAEIAFERGYVTPKAPKVRTGKRVAVIGSGPAGLAAASQLNKAGHTVTVFERADQIGGLLRYGIPDFKLEKWTIDRRLAVMEAEGVTFKTGVNVGVDLKAHDLLDQFDLIMLTGGSTVPRDLSITGRDLKGVYPAMEFLSQQNKRNANRPVHVDHQGVPYADSELWATDKNVVVIGGGDTGSDCVGTSNRHGAASITQIELMPQPPKDRATSTPWPNWPMMLRTSTSHEEGCERYWSINTKAFIGDDNGNLKAMRIVDLEWKNENGRMQMVEVPNSERDIPCELALLAAGFLHPQHNGLLDELGVEYDERGNVRASNYQVTTNPKVFTAGDMRRGQSLVVWAISEGREAARAADVYLMGETLLEGKAVSMLAEV; translated from the coding sequence ATGGGAAAACCTACCGGATTTTTAGAATTCGCGCGCGAACTGCCTAAGAAGCGCGAACCACAACAGCGGATTCACGACTATAAGGAAATTGAAATGCCCTTTTCGGGCGATGACTCCCAGCGGCAGGCCGCTCGCTGTATGGACTGTGGAACGCCATTCTGTCACAGCGGTTGCCCGCTTGGCAACATCATTCCAGAGTTCAACGATGCTGTCTATGAACAGAACTGGGCCTATGCCTACGAGATTCTAAGCTCGACCAATAATTTTCCCGAATTTACGGGGCGTATCTGTCCGGCTCCCTGCGAAGCTTCGTGCGTGTTGGGGATCAACAAGCCCCCCGTTGCGATCGAGTTTATCGAGAAATCGATTGCCGAGATTGCCTTTGAGCGTGGTTACGTCACCCCGAAAGCCCCTAAGGTGCGGACGGGTAAGCGAGTAGCGGTCATTGGTTCCGGACCCGCTGGTCTGGCGGCTGCTTCGCAACTGAATAAGGCCGGTCATACGGTGACGGTGTTTGAACGGGCCGATCAGATCGGTGGGCTACTACGTTACGGTATTCCGGACTTCAAGCTCGAAAAATGGACGATCGACCGGCGGCTGGCGGTTATGGAAGCCGAAGGCGTAACGTTCAAAACGGGTGTTAATGTCGGCGTCGATCTGAAAGCGCATGACCTACTGGACCAGTTTGACCTGATCATGCTTACTGGCGGCTCTACCGTTCCGCGCGATTTGTCCATTACAGGTCGCGACCTGAAAGGAGTTTACCCGGCGATGGAGTTCCTGAGTCAGCAGAATAAACGAAACGCAAACCGGCCCGTACATGTCGATCATCAGGGCGTTCCTTATGCCGATAGCGAGCTTTGGGCAACGGATAAAAACGTCGTTGTTATTGGTGGTGGCGATACCGGTTCCGACTGCGTTGGTACGTCGAACCGGCACGGTGCCGCCAGCATCACGCAAATTGAACTGATGCCACAGCCGCCGAAAGATCGTGCCACCAGTACCCCCTGGCCCAACTGGCCGATGATGCTCCGCACCAGTACCTCGCACGAGGAAGGCTGCGAACGTTATTGGTCGATCAACACCAAAGCGTTCATTGGGGACGACAACGGCAATCTGAAGGCGATGCGTATCGTTGATCTGGAATGGAAAAACGAGAATGGTCGGATGCAGATGGTTGAAGTACCCAATTCAGAGCGCGACATCCCATGCGAACTGGCGTTGCTGGCCGCTGGGTTTCTGCACCCGCAACACAACGGTCTGTTGGATGAACTGGGTGTTGAATACGACGAACGGGGTAACGTACGGGCATCGAATTACCAGGTAACGACCAATCCAAAAGTATTTACGGCTGGCGATATGCGCCGGGGGCAGTCACTGGTTGTCTGGGCCATCTCCGAAGGTCGTGAAGCAGCCCGCGCTGCCGACGTTTACCTCATGGGCGAAACGCTCCTCGAAGGCAAAGCAGTGTCGATGCTGGCCGAAGTATAG
- a CDS encoding spore photoproduct lyase family protein has protein sequence MPDFKPNIILYTADALNERGEAVVAQFPDAETLEVKQHNRLPELGMNHFKVKSDVLVLGKLKTQAIKWSGRSSDYIAPSLANGCFGGCAYCYVDRHKNVNPITLFTNVEEIVESVDKHVMSQAWPRVANQTDPDFYTYDIGCNSDISVDYDLSSGIRQVLEFYRDHPRAKATFATKFVNRSMLDVDPKRKVRIRFSLMPAHVSKLVDVRTDSIDKRIAAINEFYDAGYEVHVNFAPVIVYGGKQWRTDYRELFQQLDSALRPEVKTQLKAEIIFLTHNQGQHQANLAINPKAEELLWVPELQESKVSQFGGWNIRYNHQLKSKMIMVFERLVQEEIPWCEIRYIF, from the coding sequence ATGCCTGATTTCAAGCCCAACATTATCCTGTATACGGCGGATGCACTCAATGAACGGGGCGAAGCAGTGGTGGCTCAATTTCCTGATGCAGAGACACTTGAAGTAAAACAGCACAACCGCCTGCCCGAGTTGGGTATGAACCACTTTAAGGTCAAATCGGATGTGCTGGTACTAGGGAAACTCAAGACGCAGGCTATCAAATGGAGCGGTCGCAGTTCGGACTATATCGCGCCGAGCCTTGCCAACGGTTGTTTCGGCGGCTGTGCGTATTGCTACGTTGACCGGCACAAAAACGTCAACCCGATTACGCTATTCACCAACGTCGAAGAGATCGTTGAATCGGTGGATAAGCACGTCATGAGTCAGGCGTGGCCTCGGGTTGCCAATCAGACAGACCCCGATTTTTATACCTACGACATCGGTTGTAACTCCGATATTTCTGTCGATTATGACCTATCCAGCGGCATTCGGCAGGTGTTGGAATTCTACCGCGATCACCCTCGTGCGAAGGCAACCTTTGCCACAAAGTTCGTCAACCGGTCTATGCTTGATGTTGACCCAAAACGGAAAGTACGCATTCGCTTTAGCCTGATGCCGGCCCACGTAAGTAAACTGGTGGACGTTCGGACGGACAGTATTGACAAACGTATTGCCGCTATCAATGAGTTCTACGATGCGGGTTATGAAGTACACGTCAACTTTGCCCCGGTGATCGTCTACGGTGGTAAACAATGGCGTACGGACTACCGAGAGTTGTTCCAGCAACTGGATAGCGCTTTGCGTCCCGAAGTGAAGACGCAACTGAAAGCGGAGATCATCTTTCTGACGCACAACCAGGGACAGCATCAGGCTAATCTGGCGATCAATCCAAAAGCAGAAGAGTTACTATGGGTGCCTGAGTTGCAGGAGAGTAAGGTCAGTCAGTTTGGCGGTTGGAATATCCGCTACAACCATCAGTTGAAGAGCAAGATGATTATGGTGTTTGAACGACTGGTACAGGAAGAAATTCCCTGGTGTGAGATTCGCTATATCTTCTAA
- a CDS encoding DUF2461 domain-containing protein, translated as MTTKSPSNTVFTRQTLDFLRDLVENNHRDWFQANRPRYDAAKNELCGVVERVLAGLSPFEPLANTAVKDCIFRINRDIRFSKDKAPYKSNLAFAVGPGGRHSGRIDYYVQIQPGNQSFLGAGMWQPTPTNLAKFRQEIDYNVDELKEIIEADAFKAYFPEISGESLKVMPKGYSADHAESELLRRKELFFIHRYTDKEVLKPTFADEIVRGCGLIKPYCDFLNYLFFDEKEEPVTL; from the coding sequence ATGACAACAAAATCACCTTCAAACACTGTCTTTACCCGGCAAACGCTCGATTTCCTGCGCGATCTCGTCGAAAACAATCACCGCGACTGGTTTCAGGCCAACCGACCTCGGTATGATGCGGCTAAAAATGAACTTTGTGGCGTCGTCGAGCGTGTATTGGCTGGTCTGAGCCCCTTCGAACCACTGGCCAATACGGCTGTGAAAGATTGCATTTTCCGGATCAACCGCGATATTCGTTTTTCGAAAGACAAGGCTCCTTACAAATCCAATCTGGCCTTTGCTGTTGGACCCGGCGGGCGGCACTCGGGCCGGATTGATTATTACGTGCAGATTCAGCCGGGGAACCAGTCCTTTCTGGGAGCTGGCATGTGGCAACCGACACCCACTAACCTGGCTAAATTCCGGCAGGAAATTGACTATAACGTTGATGAACTAAAGGAGATCATAGAAGCCGATGCCTTTAAGGCGTATTTCCCGGAAATCAGTGGCGAAAGCCTGAAAGTCATGCCGAAGGGGTACTCCGCTGACCATGCCGAAAGTGAGTTATTGCGTCGAAAGGAGTTGTTCTTTATCCATCGCTACACGGATAAAGAGGTGTTGAAGCCAACCTTCGCCGACGAAATTGTACGAGGTTGCGGACTGATCAAACCCTACTGCGACTTTCTGAATTACCTGTTCTTTGACGAGAAAGAGGAACCCGTTACGCTTTAA